The stretch of DNA CAAGGCCGACGAAGAATTCAGCATCGAGAAGTCGAAGCTGGTGCGCTCAGAGACCTCCCGAATCGATAGCGAGTACGAGAAGAAGTTCACGCAGGCCGGCATGAGCCAGCAAATCACCAAATCCACCCTCGCCAACAAGACCCGACTGCGCATTCTGAGTGCACGACAAGAGCTGCTGGACCAGCTGTTTGAGGATGCCAACAAGAAGTTGTCGGAAAGCGCCACCAAGGACAAGTCCAAGTACGAGAAGGTCCTCAAGGACCTCATTCTCGAGGGCTTGTATGCGTTTgtcaacgagaagaaggtcaCACTGAGATGTCGGAAGAAGGATGACGATGTCGTCAAGAAAGCTGCGGATAAGGCAAAGGAGGAGTTCAAGAAGAACATGAAGAATGATGTGGAAATTCAGGTGGACGACAAGGAGCGCCTGCCCGAGGACTCGTAAGTAACACTGCGGCGGCTAACGTGCCCGATTGATACCAACTGACACCACGCAGCGCTGGAGGGGTCATCCTGCTCAACAGCACTGGCAAGAtcgacatcaacaacacattCGAGGAGCGATTGCACCTGTTAGAAACAGATGCTCTGCCTGCCGTGAGGGCGACTTTGTTTGGCGAGAACGCGAACCGCAGATTCAAAGACTAGGCGATCTTGTTTGACCTTTGCCGAAAGCTACAAAACAAGACATACAAGGGCGCGCATACTTCACGAGAGGAGACTTGCAGCATTGGTCGTACGAAAAATCCGCTCTTGCTGCATCTTTCTCTCAGGACGCGGATGGAAAGGTTCTACCATGTCAGGGAGATTTGAATGTAAAACTGCACATAGTACCAACTGCAACCACGCATTGTAGTAGTGTGCTGCGACAGACAAGCCTTTGTAACCTCTATCTTGCATTTGCATGAGTGACCACATGCATTACACATGTTCGCTCAATCTCTGTGTCTGCGTTCTGGGACGGCTGTCCGCTCAGATCGTAGCGAAAGCGCTAGCGTAGCTAACACTGCTATCGCTCACCTTGTGAACCAAGCTGCTTCGATCATACTGCACGAACTTGAAAGCTCCGATCGAGTCATCGCCACGTTGCTTCCGTACCTCCTCGACAGCAGCCATGATAACGCCAATCGGATGTCGGCCGCAGACTGTGTTTCCAGTTTCCCCCAAGGCCTCCAGCCAGCTCTCATGGCTACCGCTTTCACAGGCCGCCATGCACTCGAAGTCCACTGCTTTGATCGATTCATGAATTGGCGGCTCCTTCGGGGCCTGGGCCGACGAGCTGAGTCTGGTAGGGGCTCCCGAAGAAGATTTATAGAACGTGTATCTGAATCGTGTTCCCCAATGTGCAAAGTCGGAGGATATCACAAAGGCATTGTCAGGATCTGCAAGATGGTCGGCCAAGATATGCCCAAGCTTGCGCTCGGTCGAGGGCGAGGTATTGCCGACCATAATTGGAATCAGAGGTGGCAAAGCAGAAGCGTCTTCGCCAAAGGACCTGCTGTGCGTCAGTTGCGATCATGAGGAGATGGGCTGCGGAATGGAGCTGCGCACTTGGAAAGCATCTTGAAGATGTAGGGCAGGTGCATCTCCAGACTGTGTTCATCCTCATCTGTTGACTGGCTCATCCACTCAAATAAGCCGCTTTCATACAGCTTGGATGTGGTCTCCCGATCAACGGTGAGGTTTCCCAGCGGAGTTGCGTAGTGTGTGCATCGTGACAAGGCTGCCTTAGACAGCGGATAATGATGAGATGGCCCGAGCAGAAACACTCTCTTGCTACTGCAGTCAGCACATGCAGTCTGGTGCGGACGGTTGTAGCAAGGTCAAGCGATGACCTGTTTGGAAGATGAGCTGTGAAACGCACGCTTTCGAGACATCCCAAGACTGGTAAGCCCATGCCGCTGCTGGCCCAGAATACGAGTAGCCAGCGTGTCTGCGGACGAGTTTAGCAGCCTCACACGACACGGACCAACCTCTTGTCCATATCTATACATACGGCGCAATAATCACCCGCGCCCCTGGCACTGGCAGTTCCGCATACGACTGACCACGAGACTGTGAAGCAATGCCAGAAATTGGCGGCTTCACGGCTGATAGCCAGCCTTCGAGTTGCGCATCGAGCTGGGTCTTGGAGCTTGAGTACCACGACCCAGCATGACTGGCCTGACGGACGACTGGGGCGCTGGACATGGTGTATTCGGATGGCAGAACTGCTGTTGGGGTCTCGATGGGATGCAGTTACATGTGCTTGGATGTTGGTGGGGGAAATGACGATTATGTCATGCAAGTGGCTGGCCGAGAGAGCCCTGTACGCGGAGAGAGCGCATTGACGCGTTCTCGCACGCGTCTTCCATTCGCCTCTCACATCTTCGTTACATTCTTCTCTGCTATACTACACCTCTCCATCGAGCAACATCTGTTTCAAGCCATATTTGTTGCACAGAATATAGAATAACAGCCAGGGCGCATTGCACAATGGCACTCAAGCGGAAACGATCTTCGCCGGCCTTCTCTTCGCCAGGTTCAGACGGCAGCGACGTGACGATGCAGTCAAGTCCACTGTCATCTTTCTACCACCAGTCCAAGCCTGTCGACGCCATATTGACCAAACCAACGTGGTCTTGGCCAACATACGAAGACTCGCCCTCGCATCTTAACAGCCGTACGCGTAAACGCCACCGAGCACGCCCAGATGAGGAGCAGCTTTGTGGTATGTCTGGCTCCTTTCCACCCTGCTCACGCGTGAACCGCGTTTGCTGACTTGTCCATGGACAGCCAAAACTATCAATCGACTGTTCGAAGCACAAAGACAATTCCCTCACGCAGCACCCATGGCTTCTGCGCCTGCCACTTCGACCATGACATCCGAGACTCCTACACAACGAACAACTCTGCACTCCTTCTGGAACTTAGGGCAGCGTTCGAACGACACACCAATGACTGTCCGAACTTCGAGAGTCGAAATTCCGTCAGACGTCATAACATGTGAGGATTGCGACCAAAATGTACGACCAGACGATGCCATGGATCTGGACAACGGCATCGTGGAGAATGAGACGCGATGCGAGGGCTGCTCTCGACAAGTCTGCGATATGTGCGCTGTACTAGGCGACCACAGAATGTGTCTCAGTTGCGCTGGTAGGCCATTCTGAGCTTCTCGCCGCGAAGTCTGTGCGATAGGACTCCTTCATCTGCGAGTCCGCAGCTGTACTCTCACGGCTTGATATCACCCATACAGAAAGTGTGCCATTCGGTCAGCTTGCCGAGAGGGTCGAGTTCTCTCTTCAAGGAGAACGAAGCTGGGACGTGATTCCTTGCCGAGACACCTGACAAACCTGAGGATCAGACAGAAGTGGGAGACCTCTGCTCAAGCATCATTCTCCATAGCAATTGTTGCTCCTGTCACTGCAGCGCCAGAGACACTTGATGGGAATCACAAGCCGATTGATCGAACATCAGATGAGAGCCACGGTCCGTttggaggtgaagaggaggacaaTAAGTTCAGAGCGAGCAGAACTGCTCAGATCCATTGCAGGCTATGCTTCCTTGCGGATGAGCTCGCGACCTACGGCACCAGCTCAACCGGGTCACGAAGGATGTGTTGGGCTGTGCCACAAATGGCAGTTCACACAAAACACCCGTCCGGTTTCACACATCTACTAGGGTACGCTATCTCTTGAAGTGGTAACGTCAAGGCGAGCCGGTCGGCATAATCATGGCCCTGGGTTACTTCCTGAGAGAAGTCAGATCTGAATGGCGGCCCATTGTCGACACGAAGAAGTGGGCGGATCTTGCATCGTCGACAGCGAACTCCAGGCCCATGAAGATAGGGCAAAGCAATGGTGCGCAGGACATGGGATCTGCAGAGTCATGGACTCCATCGGCGAAGACCCGCTCACGTTGGCTCGATGCGAGTGGTTATCACatgctagtagtactctttgTCCCGCACTCATCTGCGCGCTTGGCCGACAAATTAGGGCATGGCAAGACGATCGACAGAGGCGTTGAATAAGATTCAGCTTCTGCATCTCTTTGGCTGTGCACACATGTCTCTTTTGTCTTAGCCTTCTCTGATCCGCAGCAATGGTGCGGGCGCGGTCGACGAATGTGGCCCGGGCCCGAACTGCTACGGATTCGCCTGCAACAGCTATGGAAGCTATGGATCCACGGGAAGCGAACTTTGAGTTCTCTGCTTGGTGAAGATCGACACGCAGCATGTGCTTTCGTGTCGGAAAGTAAACAGTCAGCATACAAGC from Cercospora beticola chromosome 1, complete sequence encodes:
- the VMA4 gene encoding V-ATPase V1 sector subunit E (BUSCO:EOG09264OML) translates to MSQIHAMSDDQVNNELRKMTAFIRQEALEKAREIHLKADEEFSIEKSKLVRSETSRIDSEYEKKFTQAGMSQQITKSTLANKTRLRILSARQELLDQLFEDANKKLSESATKDKSKYEKVLKDLILEGLYAFVNEKKVTLRCRKKDDDVVKKAADKAKEEFKKNMKNDVEIQVDDKERLPEDSAGGVILLNSTGKIDINNTFEERLHLLETDALPAVRATLFGENANRRFKD
- a CDS encoding uncharacterized protein (BUSCO:EOG09262WFG), with protein sequence MSSAPVVRQASHAGSWYSSSKTQLDAQLEGWLSAVKPPISGIASQSRGQSYAELPVPGARVIIAPHAGYSYSGPAAAWAYQSWDVSKAKRVFLLGPSHHYPLSKAALSRCTHYATPLGNLTVDRETTSKLYESGLFEWMSQSTDEDEHSLEMHLPYIFKMLSKSFGEDASALPPLIPIMVGNTSPSTERKLGHILADHLADPDNAFVISSDFAHWGTRFRYTFYKSSSGAPTRLSSSAQAPKEPPIHESIKAVDFECMAACESGSHESWLEALGETGNTVCGRHPIGVIMAAVEEVRKQRGDDSIGAFKFVQYDRSSLVHKVSDSSVSYASAFATI